From the Candidatus Omnitrophota bacterium genome, the window AGCTTCTTCTTTCCGGATGCACAACATCTCTTGACCATTATTATGTTTTCCCTAAAACCGCGGAAAATCTCATAGATATAGAAATAGATACCGCCAGGAAAATAGGCCTGAGATTTCATCCGACGCGAGGCTCCATGTCCCTGGGACAATCCGAAGGCGGGCTGCCGCCGGATTCTGTCGTGCAGAATGACGAAGAAATACTCCGTGACACGGAGCGGCTCATAAAAAAATATCACGATTATAATAACCTGGCAATGACGCGCATTGTAAACGCGCCCTGCTCGCCTTTCTCCGTGTCAACCGCGCTTATGAAGGAAAGCATAAAGTTCGCCAGAAAAAACAAAATATTTTCCCACACGCATCTTGCGGAAACTTTTGATGAGGAAAATTTCTGCCTGGAAAAATTCGGGAAAACTCCCGTGCGTTATATGGAAGCAACCGGGTGGCTGGGCGAAGATGTCAGTTTCGCGCACTGCGTTCACATAAGCGGCGACGACATAAAACTCATAGCCGAAAGCCGCTCATGCGTGGCGCACTGCCCGTCGTCAAATATGCGGCTCGGCAGCGGCATTGCCCCCGTACGCAAACTTCTGGATAGCGGAGTACCCGTTTCAATCGGCGTTGACGGGTCCGCCTCAAATGATTCTTCCAATATGCTGCTTGAGTTAAGAAACGCCATGCTTGTTTCCCGCGTAAAAGCGGGCGTCACGTCCATGAGCGCCAGAAATGTTATTTATATGGCCACGCGCGGAGGCGCTAAAACGCTCGGAAGAAAAGACATAGGCGAAATTTCCGAAGGCTTCGCGGCGGACATCGCTTTGTTTGACAGAAGAGACATATCTTTCGGCGGCACGGGCGATCCCGTGGCGGCTCTAATTTTCTGCGGCAGGGATTTCACGGCAAGCGATGTAATATGCAACGGCGAAATATTGGTAAAAAATAAAAAACTGCTCGCTTTTGACGAGAAAGGAATATTTGATGAAGCTGAAAGAATTTTTAAAAGAGATATCGTCCCGCATCTCTAAAAAAAACGCGCTCGCGGTAAACGCAAGCCCCCGAAAAAACGGGAACTGCCGCAAACTTGTTTCTCTGATAAACGCGGCGAATCCTGAAAGTTCCGCACTACAGCTTAATGCCTTCCGTGTTCTTCCATGTAAAGGATGCCTCAAATGCATATCCGGAGCCTGCTCTCTAAACGATGATTTCACTAAATTAATAACTCAGCTCAAAGAAAAAGAGGCCGTGATAATAATAAGCCCCGTGTTTTTCAGCGGCATCCCCGCGCAGTTAAAAGCGGCCATTGACCGCTGCCAATTTTACTGGAGCAACAAGATCAAGCCAATGAAAAACTGCGAAGGTTATTTTGTCCTCACGGGAGAAAGGTCGGAAAAAGACCTCCCCTGCTGCGAAAAACCCGTAAAGGCTTTTTTCAAAACCATAGGCATAAAACACGTAAAAAGTTATTATATCCCGAAAAATGAA encodes:
- a CDS encoding flavodoxin family protein; protein product: MKLKEFLKEISSRISKKNALAVNASPRKNGNCRKLVSLINAANPESSALQLNAFRVLPCKGCLKCISGACSLNDDFTKLITQLKEKEAVIIISPVFFSGIPAQLKAAIDRCQFYWSNKIKPMKNCEGYFVLTGERSEKDLPCCEKPVKAFFKTIGIKHVKSYYIPKNEIS
- a CDS encoding 8-oxoguanine deaminase → MSKIIIKNISVVSRMDDSMGELEDCDILIDGRQIQSIGKNLLAENAAVIDGRNKIALPGFINTHHHFYQTMTRVLPKVNDAKLFDWLIYLYRIWEHITPEWVEISTKLACGELLLSGCTTSLDHYYVFPKTAENLIDIEIDTARKIGLRFHPTRGSMSLGQSEGGLPPDSVVQNDEEILRDTERLIKKYHDYNNLAMTRIVNAPCSPFSVSTALMKESIKFARKNKIFSHTHLAETFDEENFCLEKFGKTPVRYMEATGWLGEDVSFAHCVHISGDDIKLIAESRSCVAHCPSSNMRLGSGIAPVRKLLDSGVPVSIGVDGSASNDSSNMLLELRNAMLVSRVKAGVTSMSARNVIYMATRGGAKTLGRKDIGEISEGFAADIALFDRRDISFGGTGDPVAALIFCGRDFTASDVICNGEILVKNKKLLAFDEKGIFDEAERIFKRDIVPHL